In a genomic window of Henningerozyma blattae CBS 6284 chromosome 9, complete genome:
- the ART5 gene encoding Art5p (similar to Saccharomyces cerevisiae YGR068C; ancestral locus Anc_4.215) — protein MFRNKKPKVELDINVELNSLYRDTIVVYGNEYELEQVPIRGYVSVQSNSDIKLKKLELSLLGDYKIEFLQTTKGMSSVVKDEWSILECQWDDLLSGSLGRVITKEDENTSTGTSTTTTTNTNASASTNTNATASTTTSTNIQYITTGYKTQLPFEAELPGNVPETVEGLGSGSILYRFRISLVYQRQSVHKVVEYRYVRVIRSLRRDHVALGEEMSVADTVKGRLQYRVGLPSRAVCVGSQAPIPLQIDLVPLCKGLELQAVQCRLVQHYAVKDRAGVTYDGETRLAPYRMPNIVQPIMDTLRVVGGVPVPRDLKSVTQDCEVRGLIAVHHVVELVVTVHGGQPATPRTSANTSTCTPPRGFQIRVQLPVLLYLGEAGAAPLGRRVLLDARTGRAHFRRGEHVPLFIRTAHMLSSATAAAAAAGVRRGSTVSTILPPYAEHVRDVLVPDTGELPDTFPGTFPSAFRSTARSTARSSFPETFSNPFPVSDSTLDSGPPPPDTVVGPDTAASASASASASASVPASPSPLPDTCAGAAAPPPPLPPYTGPQHGRSPRPTPPRPVPDSPAPATPPQHTL, from the coding sequence ATGTTCCGAAATAAAAAACCCAAAGTAGAATTAGATATAAATGTGGAGTTGAACTCGTTGTATAGAGATACGATAGTTGTGTATGGCAATGAATACGAGTTGGAACAGGTTCCCATACGGGGATATGTCAGTGTTCAAAGCAACAgtgatattaaattgaaaaaattggaattgaGTCTTTTGGGAGATTATAAGATTGAGTTTTTACAAACCACCAAGGGGATGAGTAGTGTGGTGAAAGATGAGTGGAGCATACTGGAGTGTCAATGGGACGATCTATTGAGCGGGTCTCTTGGTCGAGTGATTACCAAAGAGGATGAAAATACGAGCACAGGTACTAGCACAACCACAACCACAAACACCAATGCTAGTGCATCCACAAACACCAATGCTACTGCTTCCACAACCACTAGTACAAACATCCAGTATATCACCACCGGGTACAAAACACAATTGCCCTTCGAGGCAGAACTGCCAGGAAACGTTCCAGAAACCGTAGAAGGTCTTGGCAGTGGCAGTATTCTATATAGGTTCCGTATTTCCCTAGTGTATCAACGACAATCTGTCCACAAAGTCGTCGAGTATCGCTACGTACGAGTGATCCGCAGTCTACGGCGAGATCACGTGGCACTGGGAGAAGAAATGAGTGTTGCCGATACCGTAAAGGGACGGCTGCAGTACCGTGTGGGGCTGCCAAGCAGGGCTGTCTGTGTCGGCAGCCAAGCGCCGATCCCACTGCAGATCGACCTGGTGCCATTGTGCAAAGGTCTAGAGTTACAAGCCGTGCAGTGTCGGCTCGTACAACACTACGCGGTAAAGGACCGTGCAGGAGTCACCTATGACGGCGAGACCCGGCTGGCCCCGTATCGAATGCCCAATATCGTCCAGCCAATAATGGACACACTACGAGTGGTGGGAGGCGTGCCGGTGCCACGTGACCTGAAGTCTGTGACGCAGGACTGCGAGGTGCGGGGTCTCATTGCGGTGCATCACGTGGTGGAGCTGGTGGTCACTGTGCACGGCGGCCAGCCGGCCACGCCACGTACCAGTGCCAACACCAGCACATGCACGCCGCCTCGTGGCTTCCAAATACGGGTACAGCTGCCTGTGCTGCTGTATCTGGGCGAGGCTGGCGCGGCTCCGTTGGGCCGGCGTGTCCTGCTGGACGCCCGTACAGGGCGAGCCCACTTCCGCCGCGGCGAGCACGTGCCGCTGTTCATACGGACTGCCCATATGTTGTCATCAGCAAcggcagcagcagcagcgGCTGGTGTGCGCCGCGGCAGCACTGTCTCGACAATCTTGCCGCCGTATGCCGAGCACGTGCGCGACGTGCTTGTCCCGGACACCGGGGAACTGCCGGACACATTCCCCGGCACATTCCCCAGTGCGTTCCGCAGTACGGCCCGCAGTACGGCCCGCAGTTCGTTTCCGGAAACATTCTCGAACCCATTCCCCGTCTCGGACAGCACCCTCGATTCTGGGCCGCCGCCCCCGGACACCGTGGTTGGCCCGGACACTGCCGCTTCCGCTTCCGCTTCCGCTTCCGCTTCCGCTTCCGTCCCCGCGTCCCCCTCGCCGCTCCCAGACACGTGCGCAGGCGCCGCTGCCCCGCCCCCGCCGCTCCCACCCTACACAGGTCCGCAGCACGGCCGGTCCCCGCGCCCCACGCCCCCGCGCCCCGTGCCTGACTCGCCGGCCCCTGCGACCCCACCGCAGCACACACTATAA
- the TBLA0I02720 gene encoding uncharacterized protein (similar to Saccharomyces cerevisiae MDM30 (YLR368W); ancestral locus Anc_4.216) — MPNFIMHNLTIRNYTNRNSPPLSDTNSISEDADGEESYTTKNSTTPHDNSPKIVDFWVFVSKYLNIKDVQSLTLTNKTNYSILSDDYIWKDLYMENFFNLTQHDILLDQPKVYKKFFLRFKFNLHVLNSIIDQLNTTNDILQSIRRLFDSYPNDVIVPVLYYITSPNSHYKSFRLKSSAKLMLHISRYKHFFQLLSNYNNSNDIITERQCFQFASIDPLYEQALTARSSFVHQWVQFIDKTNLIDEEVDIFHHFTSLFEYLIHFWKYISPLKFKYKTQSIEKRENTHINSLITTIFAQTYSYPSLPHFIIFNTLLQHVVKDPTKVYPIINAHHYNDRYQFGLMCEPIDMVLCCTANGLSFLPAYGEPKPVTVKDYIDFVTDDMMSISDYRAITNLDESQYNSMPYSYSQYSTFANINIFLQSNSYWQKLNTFQKLGRFPYHFLPRASTGLPAINEIISNKEFPEMFVFPIWFNVIPYDRGITVLPFQSPPMGKFIKTHRHLLAVTLLQYYYPYSTNQDSSYQTIVLDAQGNFDILNSNQYNENYLTDSEINQFLNISSNYNLVIFFDSFDFNLKKFIPSKTLLYFIKNFKEISNMMCTILQHRYSITN, encoded by the coding sequence ATGCCCAATTTCATCATGCACAACTTAACTATTCGTAACTACACCAATCGTAACTCCCCACCGTTAAGCGATACCAACTCCATCAGCGAAGATGCCGATGGTGAAGAAAGTTATACCACCAAAAATAGCACAACACCCCATGACAATTCCCCCAAAATCGTAGACTTCTGGGTCTTTGTCTCCAAATATCTAAACATCAAAGACGTTCAATCTCTCACCTTGAcaaacaaaacaaattaCTCCATCCTATCAGATGACTACATCTGGAAAGACCTTTACATGGAaaactttttcaatttgacTCAACATGATATTCTTTTGGATCAACCAAAAGTTTACAAGAAATTCTTCCTCcgtttcaaattcaatctACACGTTTTAAACTCAATCATAGATCAATTAAACACCACAAACGATATCTTACAATCTATTCGACGTCTATTCGATTCCTACCCGAATGACGTCATCGTCCCAGTACTCTATTACATCACGTCCCCCAATTCCCATTACAAATCCTTTAGATTGAAATCTTCGGCCAAATTGATGTTACATATTTCTCGTTACAAACATTTCTTccaattattatctaattaTAACAATTCAAACGATATAATCACTGAAAGACAATGTTTCCAATTCGCTTCCATAGATCCATTATACGAACAAGCATTGACCGCCAGGTCCTCATTCGTCCACCAATGGGTTCAATTCATCGACAAGACCAATCTGATAGATGAAGAGGTAGATATCTTCCATCATTTCACCAGTTTATTCGAATATTTGATCCATTTTTGGAAATACATTTCTCCtttgaaattcaaatacaagACTCAAtccattgaaaaaagagaaaatacTCATATCAATTCGCTAATTACTACAATCTTTGCTCAAACTTATTCTTATCCTTCACTTCCtcatttcatcattttcaatactTTATTACAACATGTCGTCAAAGATCCAACAAAAGTTTATCCTATAATAAACGCTCATCATTATAACGATCGTTATCAATTCGGTCTCATGTGTGAACCCATCGATATGGTCTTGTGTTGTACTGCTAATggattatcatttttaccAGCGTATGGTGAACCAAAACCTGTCACTGTTAAAGATTACATCGATTTCGTCACCGATGATATGATGAGTATATCGGATTATAGAGCCATTACCAATTTGGATGAATCTCAATACAATTCAATGCCCTATTCATATTCTCAATATTCTACATTCGCAAATATCaacatttttttacaaaGCAATTCTTATTggcaaaaattaaatacatTCCAAAAATTGGGGAGATTTCCCTATCATTTCTTGCCAAGAGCCTCCACGGGACTTCCAGCAATTAACGAAatcatttcaaataaagaGTTCCCTGAAATGTTTGTCTTCCCCATTTGGTTCAATGTAATACCGTATGATAGAGGTATTACCGTCTTACCTTTCCAATCTCCACCAATGGGTAAATTTATCAAGACTCATAGACATTTATTAGCCGTTACACTTctacaatattattatccatATTCCACAAATCAAGATTCCTCTTATCAAACAATCGTATTAGATGCTCAAGGAAATTTcgatattttaaattcaaatcaatataatgaaaattatttaactgATTCagaaattaatcaatttttaaatatttcttcaaattataatttagtcatttttttcgattcatttgatttcaatttgaaaaaatttattccatcaaaaactttattatattttattaaaaattttaaagaaatttccAATATGATGTGTACAATTTTACAACATCGATATTCGATTACCAATTAA
- the SSQ1 gene encoding Hsp70 family ATPase SSQ1 (similar to Saccharomyces cerevisiae SSQ1 (YLR369W); ancestral locus Anc_4.217), giving the protein MLKNTRRILNLPKVTPPLTRSLYSTTCCLNSSKVIGIDLGTTNSAVAYIANNSPQIISNHLGKRTTPSIVAFDKDSNVLIGEIAKRQALVNPDYTFFATKRLIGKSFQSKEIQKDIKNLPYTILPSNTGGIELAINDGSCKSPNEIASHILKYLKSTASDYLNEDISKAVITVPAYFNDSQRQATKDAGNLAGLQVIRVLNEPTAAALSFGFHEISKKKNSGLIAVYDLGGGTFDISILDIENGVFEVKATNGDTHLGGEDFDNIIVNYLLDEFIKLNPTFTKPQLLQNRELIQRIKDASERAKIELSHISETQVELPFIIDNKHLKISLTESQLDEMTLHLINKTLISVEKAMQDADIEYQDIDDILLVGGMTRMPKIRSILSKTFNKKVNTSINPDETVALGAAIQGGILSGEIKNVLLLDVTPLTLGIETYGGAFSPLIPRNTTVPVKKTEVFSTGIDGQTSVDIRVFQGERGLVRDNKLIGDFKLTGVEPMAKGKPQIFVTFDIDADGILNVSASEKSSGTKKSVTVVANSGLSKDEIDQIIDDANKNKKMDNMLRERVELLTKADVMISDSESAFKAFKDKISNEKDYLIVLNELNQIREVIDYFKKNESDLSLDINILKKDVDSFQNKAFKLFQQASKNKKEITNETK; this is encoded by the coding sequence AtgttaaaaaatacaaGAAGAATCCTAAACCTTCCCAAAGTAACCCCTCCATTAACCCGCTCCTTATATTCCACAACCTGTTGTTTAAACTCCAGTAAAGTCATCGGTATAGATTTAGGTACCACTAATAGTGCAGTCGCCTATATTGCAAATAATTCTCCTCAAATCATATCAAATCATCTTGGTAAGAGAACAACTCCCTCCATTGTTGCCTTTGATAAGGATTCAAACGTATTAATAGGTGAAATCGCCAAAAGACAAGCTTTGGTGAATCCAGATTATACTTTTTTCGCTACAAAGAGATTGATTGGTAAATCGTTTCAATCcaaagaaattcaaaaagatattaaaaatttaccaTATACAATATTACCTTCAAATACAGGTGGTATCGAATTAGCAATAAATGATGGTTCTTGTAAATCCCCCAATGAAATTGCATctcatattttaaaatatttaaaatcaacAGCTTCAGATTATTTGAACGAAGACATTTCTAAAGCTGTCATCACTGTCCCAGcatattttaatgattctCAAAGACAAGCCACTAAAGATGCAGGTAATTTAGCTGGGTTACAAGTCATTAGAGTATTAAATGAACCTACTGCTGCAGCATTAAGTTTTGGATTCCATGAAATctccaagaaaaaaaattcaggATTAATTGCTGTTTATGATTTAGGTGGTGGTACTTTTGATATTTCCATCTTGGATATAGAAAATGGTGTATTTGAAGTGAAAGCCACCAATGGAGATACTCATCTTGGTGGTGAAGATTTCgataatataattgtaaattatttattggatgaatttattaaattaaatccAACTTTCACTAAACCAcaattattacaaaatagagaattaattcaaagaattaaagATGCTTCAGAAAGAGCCAAGATCGAATTATCTCACATTAGTGAAACTCAAGTAGAATTACCATTCATTATAGATAATaaacatttaaaaatttcattgaCTGAATCTCAATTAGATGAAATGACTTTACATTTAATTAACAAGACTTTAATTTCTGTAGAAAAGGCGATGCAAGATGCAGATATAGAATATCAAGATATagatgatattttattagtagGTGGGATGACAAGAATGCCCAAGATTAGAAGTATTCTTTCAAAAACTTTTAACAAAAAGGTAAACACTTCTATAAATCCAGATGAAACTGTAGCGTTAGGTGCTGCCATTCAAGGTGGTATTTTATCTggtgaaattaaaaatgtattattattagatgtcACTCCATTAACTTTAGGTATTGAAACTTATGGTGGTGCGTTTTCTCCTTTAATTCCTCGTAACACCACAGTCCCAGTGAAAAAAACTGAAGTGTTTAGTACTGGTATAGATGGTCAAACCTCCGTAGATATTAGAGTATTTCAAGGTGAGAGAGGTTTGGTACgggataataaattaattggagatttcaaattaacTGGCGTGGAACCAATGGCAAAGGGTAAACCTCAAATCTTTGTCActtttgatattgatgCAGATGGGATTTTAAACGTTTCAGCCTCAGAAAAGAGTAGTGGGACTAAAAAATCTGTTACTGTAGTGGCTAATTCGGGACTCtctaaagatgaaattgatCAAATTATAGATGatgctaataaaaataaaaaaatggataACATGTTAAGAGAAAGagtagaattattaactaAAGCTGATGTAATGATTTCAGATTCTGAAAGTGCTTTTAAAGcttttaaagataaaatttctaatgaaaaagattatctaattgttttaaatgaattaaaccAAATTAGAGAAGTTATtgattatttcaaaaaaaatgaatcagatttatcattagatattaatattttgaaaaaagatgTAGATTCTTTCCAAAATAAagcatttaaattatttcaacAAGCAtccaaaaacaaaaaagaaataactAACGaaactaaataa
- the ARC18 gene encoding Arc18p (similar to Saccharomyces cerevisiae ARC18 (YLR370C); ancestral locus Anc_4.218) — protein MPAYHSTFLVDPNNDRMVGNFAIMPLNTKYRGPAYPANSDYDIVDECLDLFRANSFFKNFEIKNQADRVLIYGILFINECLAHLKPNTSMNEAIKILTNVALDDFSLPGTPGFPLNAVYSVPIQDHNSMELLKSYIQQLRQELSMRLLNRLYADTQERPSKYWLGFTRRRFMNKSL, from the exons ATGCCA GCTTATCATTCTACATTCTTAGTTGATCCAAATAATGATCGTATGGTCGGTAATTTTGCCATCATGCCATTAAACACCAAATATAGAGGCCCTGCGTATCCAGCTAATTCTGATTATGATATAGTTGATGAATGTCTTGACTTATTTAGAGccaattcatttttcaagaattttgaaattaaaaaccAAGCTGATAGAGTCTTAATATATGGTatcttatttattaatgaatgcTTAGCTCATTTAAAACCAAATACTTCAATGAATGAGGCTATAAAGATTTTAACAAACGTTGCATTAGatgatttttctttaccAGGTACACCAGGTTTTCCATTAAATGCAGTATATTCTGTTCCAATACAAGATCATAATTCTATGGAATTGTTAAAGAGTTATATCCAACAATTACGTCAAGAATTGAGTATGAGATTGTTAAATCGTCTATATGCTGACACTCAAGAACGCCCATCTAAATATTGGTTGGGTTTCACTAGAAGAAGATTTATGAACAAATCTTTATAA